Proteins encoded together in one Ogataea parapolymorpha DL-1 chromosome III, whole genome shotgun sequence window:
- a CDS encoding Nuclear localization sequence-binding protein: MGKGDIKKAVKPAKEALKGKKLEKAVKTLKEKVKETKKKGKGKKKEESESESSDSSDSSDSSDSEGEKDSSHSSDSSDSNDSSNSSDSSDSDNSSDSDSSESSDSESDSEEEKKEEKKEKKEKKEEKKEKKEKKEKKVKEEKKEEKKESSDSDSSDSDASGSDSSDSDSSDSDSSDSSDSDSSDSSNSSDSDSDSEEKKEKSTVKKQSSSSDSDSSDSDGSDSDSSDSDSSESASDASEPRKRKAEEEQETPSKKPKEVATLFVGRLAWAVDDQRLLEEFQSLDGVLSARVMTERETGRSRGYGYVDFESKEQAQKALEQFQGREIEGRPINLDMSTSKPQTPSQNQKFQDRAKKYGDTPSQPSDTLFVGNLSFQADRDTLKEFFEQHGTVLGIRIPTHPESEQPKGFGYVQFGSVDEAKAALEALNGEYIAGRPVRLDFSAPRDPNGGSRNGTPTPRGGRGGFGGGRGGARGGFGRERSSGSGSNSIPVAFKGKKKTFA, translated from the coding sequence ATGGGTAAAGGAGACATTAAGAAGGCTGTTAAGCCAGCCAAAGAAGCGTTGAAGGGGAAGAAATTGGAGAAGGCAGTGAAGactttgaaggagaaggtcaaggagaccaagaagaagggtAAGGGtaagaagaaggaggagagTGAGAGCGAGTCTAGTGACTCTAGCGATTCGAGCGATTCGAGCGATTCTGAGGGCGAGAAAGATTCTAGCCATTCTAGCGATTCGAGCGACTCAAACGATTCGTCTAATTCTAGTGATTCTAGTGATTCTGACAACTCGAGCGACTCTGACAGTTCCGAGAGCTCTGATTCCGAGTCTGACtctgaggaggagaagaaagaggagaagaaggagaagaaggagaagaaggaggagaagaaggagaagaaggagaagaaggagaagaaggtaaaagaagaaaagaaggaagagaagaaggagagtTCTGATTCAGATAGTTCTGACTCTGACGCTTCTGGCTCTGACAGTTCTGATTCTGACAGTTCCGACTCCGATAGCTCTGATTCCTCTGATTCCGATAGCTCTGACTCTTCGAACTCTTCTGACTCTGACTCTGACTCtgaggaaaagaaagagaaaagCACGgtgaagaaacagagctcCAGTAGCGACAGCGACAGTTCTGATAGCGACGGCTCTGACAGCGACAGTTCAGACAGTGACAGCTCTGAGTCTGCATCTGATGCCTCTGAGCCTCGCAAGAGAAAggctgaagaagagcaagagACCCCATCTAAGAAACCTAAGGAGGTTGCCACTCTGTTTGTCGGAAGACTGGCGTGGGCAGTCGACGACCAGAGACTTTTAGAGGAGTTCCAATCTCTGGACGGAGTTTTGTCCGCCAGAGTTATGACAGAGCGGGAAACCGGTCGTTCGAGAGGGTACGGATACGTTGACTTTGAGTCCAAAGAACAGGCACAGAAAGCTCTGGAACAGTTCCAGGGCAGAGAGATCGAGGGAAGACCAATTAATCTTGACATGTCGACTTCGAAGCCTCAGACACCGTCTCAGAACCAGAAGTTCCAGGACAGAGCCAAGAAGTACGGCGACACTCCATCGCAGCCTTCCGACACCCTGTTTGTTGGAAATCTCTCGTTCCAGGCCGACAGAGACACTCTGAAGGAGTTCTTTGAGCAGCACGGTACCGTTTTGGGCATCAGGATCCCTACTCACCCTGAGTCCGAGCAGCCTAAGGGATTCGGATACGTCCAATTCGGCTCTGttgacgaggccaaggcGGCTTTGGAGGCCCTGAACGGCGAGTACATTGCTGGCAGACCTGTGCGTCTGGACTTTAGTGCTCCAAGAGACCCTAACGGAGGCTCTCGTAACGGCACGCCTACCCCTCGGGGTGGCCGTGGAGGATTTGGCGGCGGACGCGGAGGAGCTCGCGGTGGCTTCGGCAGAGAGCGTTCCAGCGGAAGTGGCTCCAATTCCATTCCTGTGGCCTTCAAGGGTAAAAAGAAGACTTTCGCCTAA